Proteins encoded within one genomic window of Prochlorococcus marinus str. MIT 9515:
- a CDS encoding porin, whose amino-acid sequence MKLFKRLLVAPAALGLLAPLAANASEVNFNDVSNYSEEFEINSSTFDDVSSAKKLIAGGEGLVENHSHDGGFSETTTLDGKVIFTVGALNVEETGETEGTLATYMWQGNLNTSFTGDDNLYVRLKTGNATGWQTSYTYGTYLSSSKGNADAIKVDKIWYTFPVGEKHTVWIGPKIENYYMHATTPSIYQPITKQFTLGGNGAAYGASTNPGFGWAYKADNGFAISSNVVSKEGDSTSGWGTNESATSWATQIGYTQPTYSASVILNMKYNGWTDSYYTTPFGKLRPNGGNSSNIGLRGWWRPEDAGKATPSISLGYDTSETDATTNSNTTAYFVGLTWEDTFTPDDKIGVAFGQPQTREDETTVDPIAWEAYYSYQVNDSVNVTPAIFGGSDRAGSAGRQGRDHLGAVVETTFKF is encoded by the coding sequence ATGAAGCTTTTTAAGCGTTTGCTGGTAGCACCAGCTGCTTTAGGTCTTTTAGCACCTCTAGCTGCTAATGCATCTGAAGTTAATTTTAATGATGTTTCAAACTACTCTGAAGAGTTCGAAATAAATTCAAGTACTTTTGATGATGTTTCATCAGCAAAAAAACTGATTGCGGGTGGTGAAGGATTAGTTGAGAACCATAGTCATGATGGTGGGTTCTCTGAGACAACAACACTTGACGGTAAAGTAATCTTCACTGTTGGTGCATTAAATGTTGAAGAAACAGGAGAAACTGAAGGTACTTTAGCTACATACATGTGGCAGGGTAACCTCAATACAAGTTTTACAGGTGATGATAATCTTTATGTTAGGTTGAAAACTGGTAATGCAACTGGTTGGCAAACTTCTTATACATATGGAACATATTTGTCTTCATCTAAAGGTAATGCCGACGCTATAAAAGTTGACAAAATTTGGTACACATTCCCTGTTGGTGAAAAACACACAGTTTGGATTGGTCCAAAAATTGAAAACTACTATATGCATGCGACTACTCCATCCATATACCAGCCTATAACTAAGCAATTTACACTAGGTGGTAACGGAGCAGCTTACGGTGCAAGTACTAACCCTGGATTTGGTTGGGCTTACAAAGCTGATAACGGTTTTGCAATCAGTTCAAACGTTGTAAGTAAAGAAGGCGATTCTACCAGTGGTTGGGGAACTAACGAATCTGCTACTAGTTGGGCTACTCAAATTGGATATACACAGCCAACCTACTCTGCTTCTGTAATTCTTAACATGAAGTATAACGGCTGGACTGACTCATATTACACAACTCCATTTGGTAAATTAAGACCAAACGGTGGTAATAGTTCAAACATCGGTTTGAGAGGCTGGTGGAGACCTGAAGATGCTGGTAAGGCGACCCCTTCAATCTCTCTAGGTTATGACACCTCAGAAACAGATGCTACTACCAACTCTAATACTACGGCTTATTTCGTAGGTTTAACATGGGAAGATACATTTACTCCTGATGATAAAATTGGAGTTGCTTTTGGTCAGCCTCAAACAAGAGAAGACGAAACAACTGTTGATCCTATAGCTTGGGAAGCTTATTATTCTTATCAAGTTAATGATTCTGTTAACGTTACTCCTGCAATATTCGGTGGATCCGATAGAGCTGGTAGTGCCGGTAGACAGGGTAGAGATCATTTAGGTGCTGTTGTTGAAACAACCTTTAAGTTCTAA
- a CDS encoding carbohydrate porin: MKLFKSLLVAPAALGLLAPMSVTANEINLTDVSGYTSTKEVKGISDFNPANELAVTNSRVDGLEARFNNFEAGSFSETTTASFSADFEIGSEDGSTTSEAVQAYYGFQIDLNTSFTGEDSFDVSIDAGNAGGSEFDLNSTSDALNIDGISYTFPLGDKTTVVVGDNIDGSTLYNTACVYGGPSNNLDDCGNGNSAMTEGAGTAAGASYDIGNGFTVAVGYTGAGSSTSGIATKEGSDVFGGQLSYAADSYGASVTYAKTDDYSGDDDRNFLGLNGYWTPSDTGAVPSISAGYEVGTGEGLADTTQWFVGLQWDEMGPGTLGTAVGTIGSSIGDVYDPEFLMYEAFYSYEINDGMSITPLVYIKETAAGSDDKTGIMVKTSFSF; encoded by the coding sequence ATGAAACTTTTTAAAAGTTTGCTGGTAGCTCCTGCGGCATTAGGTTTATTAGCCCCAATGTCTGTTACAGCAAATGAAATTAATCTAACCGATGTTTCTGGTTATACTTCCACTAAGGAAGTTAAAGGTATTAGTGACTTTAACCCTGCTAATGAATTGGCTGTAACTAATAGCCGTGTAGATGGTTTAGAGGCTCGATTCAACAACTTTGAAGCTGGTTCTTTCTCTGAAACAACAACAGCCTCTTTCTCAGCTGATTTCGAAATAGGATCTGAGGATGGTTCAACAACATCTGAAGCTGTTCAAGCATATTATGGGTTCCAAATCGATTTAAACACTAGTTTTACTGGAGAAGATTCTTTTGATGTCTCTATCGATGCTGGTAACGCTGGTGGTAGTGAATTTGATCTCAACTCTACATCTGACGCCTTGAATATTGATGGTATTTCTTATACTTTCCCTCTTGGTGATAAAACAACTGTTGTTGTTGGTGACAATATCGATGGAAGTACCCTTTACAACACAGCTTGTGTTTATGGAGGACCTTCTAACAATCTAGATGATTGTGGTAACGGTAATTCAGCGATGACTGAAGGAGCTGGAACCGCAGCAGGAGCAAGCTATGACATCGGTAATGGATTTACAGTCGCTGTTGGTTACACCGGCGCTGGGAGTTCAACTTCCGGAATTGCAACTAAAGAAGGTTCAGATGTATTTGGCGGTCAGCTATCATATGCTGCTGATTCCTATGGTGCTTCTGTAACCTATGCGAAAACAGATGATTATTCTGGAGATGATGACAGAAACTTCTTGGGACTGAATGGCTACTGGACTCCATCTGACACAGGTGCTGTTCCATCAATAAGTGCTGGTTATGAAGTAGGAACAGGTGAAGGTCTTGCGGATACAACACAATGGTTTGTTGGACTTCAGTGGGATGAGATGGGACCAGGTACTCTTGGTACTGCTGTAGGAACTATCGGTTCATCTATTGGCGATGTATATGATCCTGAATTCTTGATGTACGAAGCTTTCTACTCCTATGAAATAAATGATGGAATGTCTATAACTCCATTGGTTTATATCAAGGAGACAGCTGCTGGTAGTGACGACAAGACTGGGATAATGGTTAAGACATCATTTAGTTTCTAA
- a CDS encoding adenine phosphoribosyltransferase gives MENKLIELIETYNDFPRKGIEFKDVLGIIQEPKIFKELILKMSSSQIIRNAEAIISIDARGFIFGSAISLEASKPMIVARKPGKLPGELSKKKYSLEYGENSLSIQKKCLQKYNSYAIVDDLLATGGTVSCVSKLLESNGKEVLGLLVVVELMKLKGRFKLKFPVESSITF, from the coding sequence ATGGAGAATAAGCTTATAGAGTTGATTGAAACATATAATGATTTTCCTAGAAAAGGAATTGAATTCAAAGATGTTTTAGGAATTATTCAAGAACCAAAGATATTTAAAGAACTTATTTTAAAGATGTCATCTAGTCAAATCATTAGAAATGCTGAGGCAATAATTTCTATAGATGCTAGGGGTTTTATTTTTGGTTCTGCAATATCCCTGGAAGCCTCAAAACCAATGATCGTAGCAAGAAAGCCTGGTAAGCTCCCAGGAGAACTTTCAAAAAAAAAATACAGTTTAGAATATGGTGAGAATTCACTTTCAATACAAAAAAAATGCCTTCAGAAATATAACTCATATGCGATTGTTGATGATTTATTGGCTACTGGTGGAACGGTGAGTTGTGTTTCTAAATTACTTGAGAGTAATGGTAAAGAAGTTTTAGGATTATTAGTTGTCGTTGAATTGATGAAGTTGAAAGGAAGATTTAAATTGAAGTTTCCTGTTGAATCATCGATAACTTTTTGA
- a CDS encoding autotransporter outer membrane beta-barrel domain-containing protein, with amino-acid sequence MVILKDILLSKKFFPFIKRGQSKNLISILLISIFSGYGFQKTIAANNETNITVGLTCGIIGWNNGKWEELSLNSGHLDAPWYTGEKGGNSWTENENNKASRIWSDKYFEQNSINWIRFAYFSDEVTQPTRTMVRHHRWKNSTSSQFTWTDDNRVQNWAQYIGNCSTENGIPDVGIPNEDIELLAKNIVLEVSNIRENNYKMALNFLPKSLFATGGKAIQAYQNDLVTAVKKKSKNNKKEKVSIWTSIFSGNNSPFDFNTNNFGEYGNWKSDHNGFLIGLTNEVGSNKFISIFGNNGSVKVDFLDQGGGTYKPKGNGFGIVIGNESEKNYSHFLFSNTSFSGKHNRGLIPVGDFAGGSASGNKSITSYVFDLTIGKKKEVNGFLINPEISGTWNQNVDHEWKESGGDPFNLQYSEYKDNFLLTEISIAISKKAKVYEKFILTPTIKAGWIVDWDLNNKPATITNLKNNQTITIKPDEQNQQGILIESSIKLGSTKESESKLEAEVSYGIKLWESNQKFSDWSAAIGLSYYFD; translated from the coding sequence ATGGTTATTCTAAAAGATATTTTATTGAGCAAAAAATTCTTCCCATTTATAAAGCGCGGTCAATCTAAGAATTTAATTTCTATATTATTAATTTCTATTTTTTCTGGTTATGGTTTTCAAAAGACGATAGCTGCAAACAATGAAACTAACATCACCGTTGGTCTAACATGCGGAATAATAGGTTGGAATAATGGAAAATGGGAGGAGCTTTCTTTAAATAGTGGACACTTAGATGCTCCTTGGTATACAGGTGAAAAAGGAGGGAATAGTTGGACAGAAAATGAAAATAATAAAGCTTCAAGGATATGGTCTGATAAATATTTTGAACAAAATTCCATCAATTGGATAAGATTTGCATATTTTTCAGATGAAGTTACCCAACCCACAAGAACGATGGTTCGTCATCATAGATGGAAAAATTCTACTTCTAGTCAATTTACTTGGACTGATGATAATAGAGTTCAAAATTGGGCACAGTATATAGGTAACTGCTCAACTGAGAATGGTATACCTGATGTTGGCATTCCAAATGAAGATATTGAGTTGTTGGCAAAAAATATAGTCTTAGAAGTATCAAATATTAGAGAAAACAACTATAAAATGGCACTAAACTTTTTACCGAAAAGTTTATTTGCAACAGGAGGGAAAGCTATTCAGGCTTATCAAAACGACCTCGTAACTGCAGTTAAAAAGAAATCAAAAAATAATAAAAAAGAAAAAGTTTCAATATGGACGTCAATATTTAGTGGAAATAACTCACCTTTTGATTTCAATACTAATAATTTTGGAGAATATGGGAATTGGAAAAGTGATCACAATGGTTTTCTTATTGGTCTAACTAATGAAGTTGGTTCAAATAAATTTATTTCTATATTTGGGAATAATGGTTCTGTTAAAGTCGATTTTCTTGATCAAGGAGGAGGAACATATAAACCTAAAGGGAATGGTTTTGGAATTGTTATTGGTAATGAATCAGAAAAAAATTATTCGCATTTTCTTTTTAGTAATACTAGCTTTAGTGGGAAACACAATCGCGGACTTATCCCGGTAGGTGACTTTGCTGGTGGATCTGCGAGCGGGAATAAGAGCATAACTTCTTATGTTTTTGATCTAACCATTGGCAAGAAAAAAGAGGTAAATGGATTTCTCATTAATCCTGAAATAAGTGGCACCTGGAATCAAAATGTAGATCATGAATGGAAAGAGTCAGGAGGTGATCCATTTAATCTTCAGTACAGCGAATACAAAGATAATTTTCTTCTCACAGAAATCTCAATTGCCATATCAAAAAAGGCTAAAGTTTATGAGAAATTCATATTAACTCCAACAATTAAAGCTGGATGGATTGTTGATTGGGATTTAAATAATAAGCCAGCAACAATTACTAATCTCAAAAATAACCAAACAATAACTATTAAACCTGATGAACAAAACCAGCAAGGAATATTAATAGAGAGTTCTATAAAACTAGGTTCAACGAAAGAAAGTGAGTCCAAGCTTGAGGCTGAAGTTTCATATGGAATAAAACTTTGGGAATCAAACCAAAAGTTTTCTGATTGGAGCGCCGCAATAGGATTGTCTTATTATTTCGATTAA
- a CDS encoding helix-hairpin-helix domain-containing protein gives MGLFDFLKDLKPKIKPEWKKRGWVDEKEFREHNFSPNMVKMLEEADEEEKTGLLTWEYFATLQLTTPKIHLEKHEEVLKSATEPELFGEPTGYSDDGTPFRRYGHWIQTSEFALDGGWGESAVGVPTIVGNLKTESQMYKDWINYLIDFRTIVESDLTIEEKLYQINDVMSQSSTGYKKIYKILVTEHGFPDSFFTDLLCELDGVGGKTAGLLWDAGYLSIEAVKNAPQEELLNIKGIGKKLVEKLKS, from the coding sequence ATGGGTTTGTTTGACTTTCTAAAAGATTTAAAACCTAAGATTAAACCCGAATGGAAGAAACGTGGTTGGGTTGATGAAAAAGAATTTAGAGAACATAACTTTAGTCCTAATATGGTAAAAATGCTGGAAGAAGCAGATGAAGAAGAGAAAACTGGATTATTAACTTGGGAATATTTTGCTACTTTGCAATTAACAACACCTAAAATTCATCTTGAGAAACACGAAGAAGTACTAAAAAGTGCAACTGAACCAGAATTATTTGGTGAACCTACTGGATATTCAGATGATGGAACTCCTTTTAGAAGATATGGTCATTGGATTCAAACGTCTGAATTTGCTCTAGATGGTGGTTGGGGTGAGTCTGCTGTAGGAGTACCAACAATAGTTGGAAACCTAAAAACAGAATCCCAAATGTATAAGGATTGGATAAATTATTTAATTGATTTTAGAACTATTGTGGAGTCCGATTTAACTATTGAAGAAAAGCTATATCAGATTAATGATGTAATGTCGCAAAGTTCAACTGGCTATAAAAAAATCTATAAAATACTAGTTACTGAACATGGATTCCCAGACTCATTCTTTACTGATCTTTTATGTGAACTAGATGGTGTTGGTGGTAAAACTGCTGGATTACTTTGGGATGCTGGTTATCTTTCAATAGAAGCTGTAAAAAATGCACCACAAGAAGAACTATTGAACATAAAAGGTATTGGTAAAAAATTAGTAGAGAAGTTAAAAAGTTAA
- the rmuC gene encoding DNA recombination protein RmuC, whose protein sequence is MDNVLLFITGVLSGIIVGFIISRSYSKKSRTNDGSKESFLEENLLKVEKNLEETLLELNNQRKEVKIYQQNLLESSEKAAIKETELKVVSEEKIKLENNQREFKKDFEYLRNQKETLGIEIGELKEQNKSLFEESSRIESEKEKLEELHKITISDKEILRNEKEKLNNRLAEIKEQLKSQETQTKFLEQAKANLVTQFRALSAEMLKGSKEDLLKRTKETVTEPFTKQVEILRKQVELLSKDSIEKLSALNQTTINLDKKSDDVKGAAMQLTSALRSPNVKGRWGEVNLKRILEFVGLINYCDFDEQVSIETEEKGRLRPDCVITIPGSRRLIVDSKAPIESYLDAIKETDQNLQEKAVTDHLRKVRSHIDQLAKKDYANQLSEIGEVVDGVVLYIPVEGALSMALERDPYLLEYAFEKNIILTFPTSLLAILKGFSMTIQRAEMTKNINEIQQMSTELHKRFINFVEKFSAIGSNISKLNKSYNDAQGSYEKRLLPQAKRIAELSGQNPEFNTTNEIDSNIRTFKSIDNN, encoded by the coding sequence TTGGATAATGTCCTTCTTTTCATCACAGGTGTTTTATCTGGAATTATTGTGGGTTTTATAATTAGTCGCTCTTATTCAAAAAAATCAAGGACTAATGATGGAAGTAAAGAAAGCTTTCTAGAAGAAAATCTATTAAAGGTTGAAAAGAACCTTGAAGAAACTTTATTAGAACTTAATAATCAAAGAAAAGAAGTAAAAATTTATCAACAGAATTTATTAGAGTCAAGTGAGAAAGCTGCAATAAAAGAAACAGAATTAAAGGTTGTCTCAGAGGAAAAGATAAAGCTGGAGAATAATCAAAGAGAATTTAAAAAAGATTTTGAATATCTCAGAAACCAAAAGGAAACTCTTGGTATTGAAATTGGAGAATTGAAGGAACAAAATAAATCACTATTTGAAGAATCATCACGCATCGAATCTGAAAAAGAGAAATTAGAAGAGCTTCATAAAATTACTATAAGTGATAAAGAAATTCTTCGAAATGAAAAAGAGAAACTCAATAATAGACTTGCTGAAATAAAAGAACAGTTAAAATCCCAAGAAACTCAAACTAAATTTCTTGAGCAAGCTAAAGCTAATCTTGTTACACAATTTCGTGCACTAAGTGCCGAAATGCTTAAAGGATCAAAAGAAGATCTATTAAAAAGGACTAAAGAAACAGTTACAGAGCCATTTACAAAACAAGTTGAAATTCTTAGAAAGCAAGTGGAATTATTATCAAAGGATTCGATAGAAAAATTGAGTGCGTTAAACCAAACAACAATTAATTTAGACAAAAAAAGTGATGATGTTAAGGGTGCTGCAATGCAACTAACAAGTGCACTAAGATCACCCAACGTTAAGGGCAGATGGGGAGAAGTTAATTTAAAAAGAATTTTAGAATTTGTAGGACTTATTAATTATTGTGATTTTGACGAGCAAGTTAGTATTGAAACTGAAGAGAAGGGTAGATTAAGACCCGATTGTGTAATTACTATCCCTGGATCAAGAAGACTAATAGTTGACTCAAAGGCACCTATAGAAAGTTATTTAGATGCTATAAAAGAAACTGATCAAAATCTTCAAGAAAAGGCGGTAACAGACCATCTTAGAAAAGTGCGTAGCCATATTGATCAACTAGCTAAAAAGGATTATGCAAATCAATTAAGTGAAATTGGTGAAGTAGTTGATGGAGTTGTTTTGTATATTCCAGTCGAGGGGGCATTATCCATGGCTTTAGAGCGAGATCCTTATCTTTTAGAATATGCATTTGAGAAAAATATAATTCTTACTTTTCCTACAAGTCTCCTAGCAATACTGAAAGGATTTTCTATGACTATACAAAGAGCTGAGATGACAAAAAATATAAATGAGATTCAGCAAATGTCTACGGAACTTCATAAGAGGTTTATAAACTTTGTAGAAAAGTTTTCTGCTATAGGTTCAAATATTTCTAAATTGAATAAATCCTATAACGATGCGCAAGGATCTTATGAAAAGAGGTTATTACCTCAAGCAAAACGTATTGCTGAATTGTCCGGACAAAATCCTGAATTTAATACTACAAATGAAATCGATTCAAACATTAGAACATTTAAGTCTATAGATAATAACTAA
- the pstS gene encoding phosphate ABC transporter substrate-binding protein PstS, with protein sequence MSIFKKTLILSSAISLILSPSAMASKRLSGAGASFPSKIYTRWFFDLAKSGGPRVNYQALGSGSGRKAFIDETVNFGASDDPMKDSDIEKVKRGLVQIPMVGGTIAFGYNYDCDLKLTQEQAVQVALGMVKNWKELGCKSGKLTWTHRSDGSGTTKAFTNSMEAFSKTWNLGTGKSVKWPSGVGAKGNSGVAGVIQNTPGAIGYVNQSYIKGNVKAAALQNLSGEFVTPNTESGAIALNGINLDENLAGKNPNPAAKGAYPIATLTWILAYEKGNGRNTKAIQDTFYILLSDEYQDKAPALGFVPLKGEILKKSIEAIGRIGR encoded by the coding sequence ATGAGTATTTTTAAAAAAACTCTCATTTTATCTTCTGCAATTTCATTAATACTTTCTCCATCTGCGATGGCTTCAAAAAGATTGAGTGGAGCTGGTGCATCATTCCCTTCGAAAATTTATACCAGGTGGTTTTTTGACTTAGCTAAATCTGGAGGCCCTAGAGTTAATTATCAAGCATTAGGTTCTGGATCTGGAAGAAAAGCTTTCATAGACGAAACTGTAAATTTTGGTGCATCAGATGACCCTATGAAAGATTCTGATATAGAGAAAGTTAAAAGAGGACTTGTTCAAATACCTATGGTTGGTGGAACTATTGCTTTTGGATATAACTATGATTGTGATTTGAAACTTACTCAAGAGCAAGCAGTACAAGTTGCATTGGGTATGGTTAAAAACTGGAAAGAATTAGGTTGTAAATCAGGTAAGTTAACTTGGACACATCGTTCTGATGGATCAGGCACGACTAAAGCTTTTACAAATTCTATGGAGGCTTTCTCTAAAACCTGGAATTTAGGTACTGGTAAATCTGTTAAATGGCCTTCGGGAGTTGGAGCAAAAGGAAATTCTGGTGTTGCAGGTGTTATTCAAAATACTCCAGGTGCAATTGGTTATGTAAACCAGTCATACATTAAAGGTAATGTTAAGGCTGCTGCACTTCAAAATCTTTCTGGTGAATTCGTTACCCCCAATACTGAATCAGGCGCAATAGCTTTAAATGGAATAAATCTAGATGAAAATTTGGCAGGTAAAAATCCAAATCCTGCTGCTAAAGGAGCTTATCCAATAGCAACCTTAACTTGGATACTTGCTTATGAAAAAGGTAATGGCAGGAATACTAAGGCAATTCAAGATACATTCTATATATTACTCAGCGATGAATACCAAGATAAAGCTCCTGCCTTGGGTTTCGTTCCCTTGAAAGGAGAAATTTTAAAAAAATCAATTGAGGCTATTGGAAGAATAGGAAGGTAA
- a CDS encoding PhoH family protein, with product MKKRVIVLDTNVLLHDPESPLHFTKDDVVIPIQVVEEVDRFKRDPSEKGRNARRVSRLLDSFRERGNLSSGVRINNKDAGQIKVAFCRKETTDRLPSELNDNSGDNKILAVALEHKTNKVLANSPDVILISKDTNLRIKADAIGLKAEDYSSNKISLDNLNRGFREVISDQNEINKIQKEGFIFLKDIKFNLKPSLYSNEGVILRDNLKENHTYLCRYDPIEKKLISLNWLRRSNLGKIKPKNLEQSFALDLLLDPDIQLVTLIGKAGTGKTLLALAVGLNLVADENMYERLLVSRPPISLGKELGFLPGSLDEKLAPWMKPIIDNLDYLTGSKFNKKGEKVAPKERDNNARNSWEDLKGMGLLEVEAINYIRGRSISHQFILIDEAQNLTPLEVKTIVTRAGEGTKIVFTGDPNQIDHPYLDSDSNGLTWLAKKLQGQKIVGHITLSQGERSDLAELAANIL from the coding sequence ATGAAAAAAAGAGTCATAGTATTAGATACCAACGTTCTTTTACATGATCCGGAATCTCCACTTCATTTCACTAAAGATGATGTTGTTATTCCAATTCAAGTAGTTGAAGAGGTCGATAGGTTTAAGCGTGATCCAAGTGAAAAAGGCAGGAATGCCCGAAGAGTTTCTAGATTATTGGATAGCTTTAGAGAGAGAGGGAATTTATCTTCTGGTGTGAGAATAAATAATAAAGATGCAGGTCAAATAAAAGTTGCTTTCTGTAGAAAAGAAACTACTGATAGGTTACCCTCTGAGTTAAATGACAATAGTGGAGATAACAAGATTTTAGCGGTTGCTCTTGAACACAAAACTAATAAGGTATTGGCAAATTCTCCAGATGTAATTCTCATCTCTAAAGATACAAATTTAAGGATAAAGGCGGATGCAATTGGATTAAAAGCGGAAGACTACAGTAGCAATAAAATTTCTTTAGATAATTTAAATAGAGGATTTAGAGAGGTTATTTCTGATCAAAATGAAATTAATAAAATTCAAAAAGAAGGATTCATCTTTTTAAAAGATATTAAATTCAATTTAAAGCCAAGCTTATATTCTAATGAAGGTGTAATTCTCAGGGATAATCTTAAAGAAAATCATACATATTTATGCAGATATGACCCTATAGAAAAGAAATTGATTTCTTTGAATTGGTTAAGAAGATCTAATTTAGGAAAAATAAAACCAAAAAATTTAGAACAAAGTTTTGCCTTGGATTTGCTCCTTGATCCAGATATTCAGTTGGTTACTCTTATAGGAAAAGCAGGTACAGGAAAAACTTTATTGGCATTAGCTGTGGGATTAAATTTAGTTGCAGATGAAAATATGTATGAAAGATTATTAGTCTCAAGACCTCCAATTTCTTTGGGGAAAGAATTAGGATTTCTTCCAGGCAGTTTAGATGAAAAATTAGCTCCATGGATGAAACCTATTATTGATAACTTGGATTATTTAACAGGCTCAAAATTTAATAAAAAAGGTGAAAAAGTTGCACCTAAAGAGAGAGATAATAATGCAAGAAATTCATGGGAAGATCTCAAAGGGATGGGACTTTTAGAGGTTGAAGCAATCAATTATATTCGCGGAAGGTCAATTTCACATCAATTTATTCTTATTGATGAGGCTCAAAATTTAACGCCTTTAGAAGTTAAGACGATCGTTACTAGGGCTGGTGAAGGTACAAAAATTGTATTCACTGGGGATCCAAATCAAATAGATCATCCTTATTTAGACTCTGATAGTAATGGTCTTACATGGTTGGCTAAAAAACTTCAGGGTCAGAAAATAGTTGGCCATATTACCCTGTCACAAGGCGAAAGAAGTGATTTAGCTGAATTGGCCGCAAATATCTTGTGA
- a CDS encoding LOG family protein, with protein sequence MKKNLNCDFAKERSNEAQVVASNLEAILKSNSYKLAHEDLELLNTDEMRGVRMLLEITKPDQAIEKENIISTVIIFGGVHISEEITSKRRLDETSKLLEKDPKSTLLMQKVKRYKNLYSMSHYYSSARELSKLISIETKLERPHAHVIVTGGGPGIMEAANRGAFDAGCKSIGLNISLPNEQHPNSFITPGLCFKFNYFAMRKFHFVMRSEAAVFFPGGFGTLDELFELLTLRQTGMKKNIPIILFGRDYWNKVINFEYLCDMGLIEEKHLSIFKYADSAHEAWALIKKFNNSD encoded by the coding sequence ATGAAAAAAAATTTAAATTGTGATTTTGCAAAAGAACGAAGTAATGAGGCTCAAGTCGTCGCTAGTAATTTAGAAGCAATTTTAAAATCTAACTCTTATAAACTTGCGCATGAAGATTTGGAATTACTAAATACTGATGAAATGCGAGGCGTTCGAATGCTTCTTGAAATAACGAAGCCTGATCAAGCGATTGAAAAGGAAAATATAATTTCTACGGTTATTATTTTTGGTGGCGTTCATATATCAGAAGAAATCACTTCAAAGAGAAGATTGGACGAGACTTCAAAACTTCTTGAAAAAGATCCAAAATCTACTTTGTTAATGCAAAAAGTAAAAAGATATAAGAATCTATATTCAATGTCTCACTATTATTCTTCAGCTAGGGAATTATCTAAGTTAATATCAATTGAAACAAAATTAGAACGTCCTCATGCTCATGTGATAGTAACTGGGGGTGGACCTGGGATTATGGAAGCTGCTAATAGAGGGGCTTTTGATGCGGGTTGTAAATCTATTGGATTAAATATTAGTTTACCTAATGAACAGCATCCAAATTCATTTATTACTCCGGGATTATGTTTTAAGTTTAACTATTTTGCTATGAGGAAATTTCATTTTGTTATGAGATCTGAGGCCGCAGTTTTTTTCCCCGGTGGATTCGGAACTTTAGATGAATTATTTGAATTATTAACTTTGAGGCAAACTGGGATGAAGAAAAATATACCAATTATTTTATTTGGAAGAGATTATTGGAACAAAGTAATTAATTTTGAATATCTATGCGATATGGGTTTAATAGAGGAAAAGCATTTATCAATTTTTAAATATGCTGACAGTGCTCATGAGGCTTGGGCTTTGATAAAGAAGTTTAACAATAGTGATTGA
- a CDS encoding DUF1651 domain-containing protein, which yields MDKDSRKLTEEAWLICPNWTEVRRFTKNRNNKDKFFEYMFVDSGIVVGSNGESPPFMKTRKEIKIEDARKEYQQLITSGWQVTEPKW from the coding sequence ATGGATAAGGACTCTAGGAAACTAACAGAAGAGGCATGGTTAATATGTCCTAACTGGACTGAGGTAAGACGTTTTACAAAAAATAGAAATAATAAGGATAAGTTTTTTGAGTATATGTTTGTTGATAGTGGAATTGTTGTTGGTTCTAATGGTGAATCACCACCTTTTATGAAGACTAGAAAGGAAATTAAAATTGAAGATGCTCGTAAAGAGTACCAACAATTAATCACCTCAGGATGGCAGGTTACTGAGCCAAAGTGGTAG